In a single window of the Populus alba chromosome 16, ASM523922v2, whole genome shotgun sequence genome:
- the LOC118033282 gene encoding trans-cinnamate:CoA ligase, peroxisomal, producing MDQLPKCDANYVPLTPINFLKRAAKVYGNRLSVVHERTHFTWQQTYERCLRLADSLRSFNIAKNDVVSVLAPNIPALYEMHFAVPMAGGVINAINTRLNPNHVATILRHSEAKVFFVDYQFVQLARQALQIMMTSESISSKLVLPSVVLIDDIESPTGAIFGEWEYEQLVRKGNPGCIPYEVQDEWDPIALNYTSGTTSEPKGVVYSHRGVFLGSLGIIIGWEMESEPVYLWSLPMFHCNGWTLAWGIAARGGTNVCLRNTTAKDMYRNIAQHKVTHMCCAPIVFNILLEAKPDERREISSPVQILVGGAPPPASLLEKMKPLGFHVTHSYGLTEVGPALVCEWQAKWNDLPSQDQSRIMARQGINTVALAHMDVKDLSTMISVPWDGKTMGEIVLRGSTVMKGYFKNPKATAKAFENGWFATGDIGVIHPDGYLEIKDRSKDVIISGGENISSVELESVLYSHPRVLEAAVVAMPHPVWGESPCAFLAIKKNSEGKSDDVKEADIIAYCRKKLPHYMVPKKVEFMSELPKTSTGKVQKFQLRDLTRNFVVSENFPSKKTAQINAKTETQGHKAQPVRVPSSRL from the exons ATGGATCAGCTTCCAAAATGTGATGCAAATTACGTTCCCCTCACGCCCATAAATTTCTTGAAGAGAGCTGCCAAAGTTTATGGCAATCGCCTATCTGTTGTACACGAGAGAACCCACTTCACATGGCAGCAAACATATGAACGTTGCCTCCGCCTTGCTGATTCTCTCCGTTCCTTTAATATTGCCAAAAACGATGTT GTTTCGGTTTTGGCTCCGAACATTCCAGCTCTGTATGAGATGCACTTTGCGGTGCCCATGGCAGGAGGGGTGATCAATGCCATCAACACGAGGCTAAATCCAAATCACGTAGCCACCATCCTGCGCCATTCAGAAGCGAAGGTCTTCTTTGTTGACTACCAATTTGTGCAGTTGGCAAGGCAGGCCCTCCAAATAATGATGACAAGTGAATCTATTTCATCCAAATTAGTTCTCCCTTCAGTCGTTCTCATTGATGACATTGAGTCTCCGACAGGTGCCATTTTCGGCGAATGGGAGTATGAACAACTTGTCCGAAAGGGCAATCCAGGGTGCATTCCTTATGAGGTCCAAGATGAATGGGATCCCATAGCCTTGAATTACACGTCTGGAACAACATCAGAGCCAAAAGGAGTTGTCTATAGCCACAGAGGTGTCTTCCTTGGCTCCCTTGGCATAATCATTGGCTGGGAAATGGAGAGTGAGCCTGTGTATCTGTGGTCTCTTCCTATGTTCCACTGTAATGGCTGGACCTTAGCTTGGGGCATCGCAGCACGCGGTGGAACCAACGTTTGCCTACGCAATACCACAGCTAAAGACATGTATAGGAACATTGCGCAGCACAAGGTGACTCACATGTGCTGTGCACCCATTGTTTTCAACATCCTTCTTGAGGCCAAACCTGACGAGCGTCGAGAAATCTCTTCTCCTGTCCAAATACTTGTCGGTGGTGCACCACCACCGGCCTCACTTCTTGAAAAGATGAAACCATTAGGATTCCATGTCACTCATTCCTATGGCCTGACAGAGGTTGGACCAGCCCTTGTGTGCGAGTGGCAAGCTAAGTGGAACGATCTTCCTAGCCAAGATCAGTCAAGAATCATGGCTAGACAAGGGATTAACACAGTAGCTCTTGCTCATATGGATGTTAAAGATTTGAGTACAATGATCAGCGTGCCTTGGGATGGTAAGACAATGGGGGAAATTGTTCTGAGAGGAAGCACCGTTATGAAAGGATATTTCAAGAACCCAAAGGCCACCGCGAAAGCATTCGAGAATGGATGGTTTGCTACAGGCGATATTGGGGTCATACATCCTGACGGATACTTGGAAATCAAGGACAGATCAAAAGATGTCATTATATCTGGTGGTGAAAATATCAGCAGTGTAGAATTAGAGTCTGTTCTTTACAGCCATCCAAGAGTCCTAGAGGCAGCTGTGGTGGCCATGCCACACCCAGTTTGGGGAGAAAGTCCTTGCGCTTTTCTTGCCATTAAGAAGAACTCGGAAGGGAAATCTGATGATGTCAAAGAAGCTGATATTATTGCTTATTGCAGGAAAAAGCTTCCCCATTATATGGTTCCAAAGAAGGTGGAGTTCATGTCTGAGTTACCCAAGACTTCAACAGGAAAAGTTCAGAAATTCCAGTTAAGGGATTTAACACGAAACTTTGTTGTCTCGGAGAACTTTCCTAGCAAGAAGACTGCCCAAATCAATGCCAAAACGGAAACACAAGGACATAAGGCTCAGCCAGTTCGTGTTCCTTCCTCTCGTCTTTGA